CCGATAGGGAAATTCCCATCTGTTCACTTAATTCTCTTTGCGTTAGGTTGTGAAATTCTGTTAATATAATCGCTTGCTTATATTTTTCAGGCAAATTTTCCAGCATTACCTTTAAACACGATCCGATCTCCTCCCGGACTGACAAATCGTCTTCCGGCTCATTCGCTAAATCCTCTGTAAGTTCTCTGAATTCAACCGGTCTGTTTTCCTTGCGGTAGTAGTCAACAATCGCATTGCGCGCTATCTGGTAAACCCAGGCATAGATTTTCTTATCATCCCTTAAACTGTCGATATTATTATATACTCTGGAAAACACCTCCTGCAAAATATCCTCAGTATCCTGCTCGTTGGCTATTCGCTTCCTTATGAAATTTTTAAGCGGTACACTGAATTCCTGCCAAAATTCATTCATATCGGCTTTCACTTTACACCGGCCCCCGCATTCTTCGGGAAGCCAATTCCCATTCTTTAAGCATCAGATTTTGTGACGCTGACATTGGCTCACCAGCCTCGGACTGAGGTTCAATGAAATAATAGCAGTCTGGTTTGATCTCTTTAGACCCATCCGATACGTCAACCTGATATTTAAGACACCACCTTTTTCCATCGCTCTGTATTTCAGCGATACCGCATAGAGAACACATGTTAGCCATAGGATCTCCTCCTTAACTTTTATCCTTTTTGACCAGACAGCAGTCCCGATAAGCAGGTTATCTCTTTCTTTACTTTAGGTATGATGTGTTCAAGAACAAAGCTAAGCGCTTCCTGCGGATCTTCATCATAATAAATACTCTTTAGCAGCAGTTGCTCCGCTTCGTCAAATACAACGAATACTTTGGACAAAACTCTTCCCTCCTCTCATTTGTGCAATATTTCTTCCAGAGCATTAGCCAATAAGTCCATATCTCCTCTGGAATTGAAATATCCTGTACTTATCCGCAGTGTACCCGTATCTTGCGTGGCCAGCACCTGATGCGCGCAAGGGGAGCAGTGAAGCCCGGCCCGTACCGCAATATCATATATTTCGTCCAATACATAGGCTATCTCGGCCGGGCTAACTGAATCGAAGTTCAACGAGATAATACCAACCATCTTTTGCGGGTCTTTCGGTCCGTGAATTGCAACGCCGGGCAGTGCCGACAACCGCTTTAAGGCATAACCTGCAATGTCCGACTCTTTTTGCACAATCTGATGAACTCCTTGCTCAAGGATAAATTTGATAGCCGAACGCAACCCGACAATACCAAGCATATTCATGGTTCCTGCTTCCAGTCTGTCGGGATAATAGCTTGGATGAACCGGCGACATCGAATCACGCCCCGTCCCGCCAACTATTAGTGGCCTAATTTCTATGCCAGGACTTATCAGCAAGCCGCCAATGCCCATGGGTCCGAGCAGACCCTTGTGGCCGGTGAAGGCGAGTATATCAATGTTATCCTTGGCAAAATGTATGGGGTAAGAACCGGCCGTTTGCGCGCAATCTACTAGTAACGGTATCCCCATGCGCCCGGTAATGCAGCCGATCTCTCTGATAGGCTGAACAGTTCCTATTACATTGGAAGCGTGAGTAAAAACAACTAACGATGTTTCCGGCCGGATAGCCGCCTCCACTTGCCCCGGATCGGTAAAACCTTCTTTACTGCATGGCACTGCCGTAATAGAAATGTTCAACTCTTTTCTCATCAACTGCAAGCATCGCCACACGGCATTATGTTCAAGGCTGCTGATGATAACATGATCGCCCTTTTTTACAATGCCGCGGATTGCGATATTTATCGCCTCAGTAACATTGGCAGTAAAAATCACATTATCCGGCGCGTTGAATCCCAACAGTTCACAGAGCAATTCCCTTGTCTCATCAACCAATGCCGTCGCCTGCTTGGCTTTAGTATACGAACCTCTGCCCGGATTAGAGCCGTTGTGCATCATATACTCACTGATCGCCGCTAACACCGCCGGCGGTTTAGGAAATGATGTAGCAGCATTGTCTAAATAGGTAGACATATGGCCATCTCCCTTAATCTATGCTCACCAAGACTAAAAATAAGGCAATTCATTCATTAAACATATCCCCCTATATAGAATATAGAATAATTCTACACAGGGGCTGAACATTATATTTTCCATCCTGTTTTATTAAAAAATGTAAGTGTTTTATAGTTCACTCTAGTGGGTGGGCTTTATTTATAGCATCTGTTCCATAATCTCCGTCGCAGACCATACAAGCTTAGGACAAATAGTTTCGTTAAGCTTGTTTTCCTTCATGTAAGCTTTGCCTTCAAGCGTGCTTAAATCACAGCCCCTCAGATTCCAGCAAATAGTAGAACCATTACAGCCTTGAAATTTATCTAAAAACTGCTTGGCCCGTTGTAAACTGTTGGCCTTGGCCTCGGGATCGGTCATGTCATGTTTCAAACCAAGGGCCATCAGCGCACCGGTAACCGCCCCGCAAGTCTCACCGGACATTCCCATACCGCCGCCAAAAGTACTGGCAATTTTTATTGCAGTTTCCCGGTCAAATCCCTGCTTTGGTCCATATGTAACCAATGTCGCCTGGGAACAAGAAAACCCTTCTTTAAAACAAGTTACCGCAGCTTCAACATCGCTCATTTCTCCACTCTCCCCACAACTTATTCGGTAATACTGCAAGGTGGTGGTCAGTCGTTTGTTATTTAGGCAACAGTCCACATTTTCCAAACTCTTTACTAAAATCTTCCGTTGCCAAAAGCGGCTGTCAGCCTCCCCAGTCTAATATCACCTCCTATTCCTATAGACGGAAATAAGGAAAAAAAGGTTACACCAAAAAGTTATATTTTGAACTTAACAATCACTAACCGGTTTAATCAGTGCCGCGTAGCGGAAAAAGGTTTTATTTTTCGTGCAGCAGGCCCCTTGGGTTCGCAGGCCAGTTCATTGCACTCGGTACGGTAAAAATTACAGTTTGCTAATAACAGCTCCTTTAATCTTTTCTTTGCCCGATGCAATCGCATTTTTACTGTATTAACGCTTAACCCCAGTAACGCCGCAATCTCGCTAACCTTGAATCTTTCCATTTCGCTAAGAACGAAAACAATCCTGTAGTTTTCAGGAAGAACCGCAACATATCCTTGGATACATTCGTTCATTTCCTTACGAATGACCTGCTCTTCAATTGACAACGGCTTGTTGGCGAAACACATATTTTTTTCATTCAGTTCTCCATCCGTTGGGTAGTATTTCGTGATAGCGTCCTGCTTATATGAACGGCTTCTCATTCTATCAATAGCCGTATTTGTGGCAATTTGATAAATCCATGTGGATA
This window of the Methylomusa anaerophila genome carries:
- a CDS encoding RNA polymerase sigma factor, encoding MIRSELNFEQVYAIFQPRIYRYLERLIGINEVEDVTQEVFIKVGKALDKFGNKSQLSTWIYQIATNTAIDRMRSRSYKQDAITKYYPTDGELNEKNMCFANKPLSIEEQVIRKEMNECIQGYVAVLPENYRIVFVLSEMERFKVSEIAALLGLSVNTVKMRLHRAKKRLKELLLANCNFYRTECNELACEPKGPAARKIKPFSATRH
- a CDS encoding C-GCAxxG-C-C family protein → MSDVEAAVTCFKEGFSCSQATLVTYGPKQGFDRETAIKIASTFGGGMGMSGETCGAVTGALMALGLKHDMTDPEAKANSLQRAKQFLDKFQGCNGSTICWNLRGCDLSTLEGKAYMKENKLNETICPKLVWSATEIMEQML
- the sigZ gene encoding RNA polymerase sigma factor SigZ yields the protein MKADMNEFWQEFSVPLKNFIRKRIANEQDTEDILQEVFSRVYNNIDSLRDDKKIYAWVYQIARNAIVDYYRKENRPVEFRELTEDLANEPEDDLSVREEIGSCLKVMLENLPEKYKQAIILTEFHNLTQRELSEQMGISLSGAKSRVQRARVMLKEMLLGCCHFKFDRLGNIIDYTRKDCNFVEPEA
- a CDS encoding aminotransferase class V-fold PLP-dependent enzyme, coding for MSTYLDNAATSFPKPPAVLAAISEYMMHNGSNPGRGSYTKAKQATALVDETRELLCELLGFNAPDNVIFTANVTEAINIAIRGIVKKGDHVIISSLEHNAVWRCLQLMRKELNISITAVPCSKEGFTDPGQVEAAIRPETSLVVFTHASNVIGTVQPIREIGCITGRMGIPLLVDCAQTAGSYPIHFAKDNIDILAFTGHKGLLGPMGIGGLLISPGIEIRPLIVGGTGRDSMSPVHPSYYPDRLEAGTMNMLGIVGLRSAIKFILEQGVHQIVQKESDIAGYALKRLSALPGVAIHGPKDPQKMVGIISLNFDSVSPAEIAYVLDEIYDIAVRAGLHCSPCAHQVLATQDTGTLRISTGYFNSRGDMDLLANALEEILHK